The following proteins are co-located in the Meriones unguiculatus strain TT.TT164.6M chromosome 4, Bangor_MerUng_6.1, whole genome shotgun sequence genome:
- the Banf2 gene encoding barrier-to-autointegration factor-like protein isoform X1 — protein sequence MRREGLPTQSPLKPEPSDPSFLQRSPFNSRCSKTNQRAGRLMRRDLLHRKAMDHMSPRLRAFLSEPMGEKDVAWVDGISRELAINLVTKGFNKAYILLGQFLLMHKNEAEFQRWIICCCGASECEARQSTACLKEWCACFL from the exons ATGAGAAGAGAG GGTCTGCCAACACAGAGCCCTCTAAAACCAGAGCCTTCGGATCCGTCTTTTCTCCAACGGTCTCCATTCAACTCAAGGTGTTCCAAAACGAACCAGAGGGCAGGAAGGCTTATGAGAAGAGATCTGCTTCATAGAAAG GCGATGGACCACATGTCTCCCAGGCTGAGAGCCTTCCTCTCTGAACCCATGGGGGAAAAGGATGTGGCCTGGGTGGATGGAATCAGCCGTGAGCTTGCCATCAATTTGGTCACCAAAGGTTTTAACAAG GCCTACATCCTGCTGGGACAGTTCCTTCTGATGCACAAGAACGAGGCGGAGTTCCAGAGGTGGATCATCTGCTGCTGTGGCGCTTCGGAGTGTGAGGCCCGCCAGAGCACCGCCTGCCTGAAGGAGTGGTGTGCCTGCTTCCTGTAG
- the Banf2 gene encoding barrier-to-autointegration factor-like protein isoform X2, protein MRREGLPTQSPLKPEPSDPSFLQRSPFNSRCSKTNQRAGRLMRRDLLHRKAMDHMSPRLRAFLSEPMGEKDVAWVDGISRELAINLVTKGFNKGTGHRAQCEVLDPVYFYLDGSPGVPTT, encoded by the exons ATGAGAAGAGAG GGTCTGCCAACACAGAGCCCTCTAAAACCAGAGCCTTCGGATCCGTCTTTTCTCCAACGGTCTCCATTCAACTCAAGGTGTTCCAAAACGAACCAGAGGGCAGGAAGGCTTATGAGAAGAGATCTGCTTCATAGAAAG GCGATGGACCACATGTCTCCCAGGCTGAGAGCCTTCCTCTCTGAACCCATGGGGGAAAAGGATGTGGCCTGGGTGGATGGAATCAGCCGTGAGCTTGCCATCAATTTGGTCACCAAAGGTTTTAACAAG ggcacagggcacagggcacagTGTGAGGTGTTGGACCCAGTGTATTTTTACCTCGATGGATCTCCCGGTGTACCTACCACCTAG